A single Cannabis sativa cultivar Pink pepper isolate KNU-18-1 chromosome 7, ASM2916894v1, whole genome shotgun sequence DNA region contains:
- the LOC115698044 gene encoding receptor-like protein 4 has translation MLRFVLPWLWVFIFHLASANNIDPYVMRISCGARNNVHTRPTNTLWNKDFAYTGGIPTNATRPSYISPPLQTLRYFPLSSGPENCYNIRRVPKAHYSIRIFFGLVKQVNFDNEPLFDVSIEGTQIFSLKSDWSNHDDQVFVEALAFLTDGTASICFHSTGHGDPAILSLEILQIDNQAYYYGPQWGEGVILRTAARLTCGDGKSKFDVDYNGSNWGGDRFWGSITTFNRGSDRTRSVENSIKQASKIPNHYPEALYRSAIVSTDSQPNLEYTMDVEPNKNHSIWLHFAEIDSAVSKAGERVFDILINGHTAFEKVDVIQMSGDRYTALVLNTTVAVNGRTLTITLQPKTGSHAIINAIEVFEVIRAESRTLPEEVRALQSLKTALGLPVRLGWNGDPCVPPQHPWSGTDCLFNKSTSKWAIDGLGLDNQGLKGFLPNDISKLQHLQTINLSGNSIHGPIPSSLGTITSLEVLDLSYNFFNGSVPESLGQLTLLQRLSLNSNALSGKVPAALGGRLLHRASFNFTDNHGLCGLPGLPSCGPHLTTGAKIGIALGTLALFLLIVICSVCCWKRRQNILRAQQIAARDAPYAKKRTNLSRDIQMTRHHNQGNARTAAENGPSLLS, from the exons ATGCTGAGGTTTGTTCTGCCATGGCTTTGGGTATTCATCTTCCATTTGGCTTCAGCTAATAATATTG ATCCATATGTAATGCGCATTAGCTGTGGAGCCAGGAATAATGTCCATACCCGACCTACCAATACTTTGTGGAATAAGGATTTTGCATACACAGGAGGTATTCCAACAAATGCAACTCGTCCAAGTTACATAAGTCCTCCATTGCAGACACTGCGGTATTTCCCGTTGTCTTCAGGGCCGGAAAATTGCTACAACATTCGAAGAGTTCCAAAGGCACATTATTCAATCAGAATTTTCTTTGGATTGGTTAAGCAAGTAAATTTTGACAATGAGCCTCTGTTTGATGTTTCTATTGAAGGAACTCagattttttctttgaaatctGATTGGAGCAACCATGATGATCAAGTATTTGTTGAAGCCCTTGCATTTCTTACCGATGGCACAGCTTCTATCTGCTTCCACAGCACTGGTCATGGAGATCCAGCAATCCTTTCCCTTGAAATTCTTCAGATTGATAATCAAGCATATTATTATGGTCCACAATGGGGCGAAGGAGTAATCCTTAGAACAGCAGCAAGACTTACTTGCGGTGATGGGAAATCGAAGTTTGATGTAGATTATAACGGGAGTAATTGGGGTGGAGATAGATTTTGGGGTTCTATTACAACCTTCAATAGAGGTTCTGATAGAACCAGATCTGTTGAAAATAGTATTAAGCAGGCGTCAAAGATACCCAACCATTATCCAGAAGCTCTTTATCGGTCCGCAATTGTTAGTACGGATAGTCAGCCTAACTTAGAATATACAATGGATGTGGAACCCAACAAAAACCACTCCATATGGTTACACTTTGCAGAGATTGACTCTGCAGTTTCTAAGGCAGGGGAAAGGGTATTTGACATCCTGATAAATGGTCACACTGCATTTGAAAAAGTAGATGTTATTCAGATGAGTGGAGATCGCTATACTGCACTTGTACTTAATACTACTGTTGCTGTGAATGGGAGGACTTTGACAATAACTTTGCAACCCAAGACAGGTAGTCATGCTATTATTAATGCCATCGAGGTCTTTGAGGTTATCAGGGCTGAGTCTAGAACTTTGCCTGAAGAAG TTAGGGCCTTACAGTCACTTAAGACAGCATTGGGGCTTCCAGTTCGACTTGGATGGAATGGCGATCCATGCGTTCCACCACAACACCCATGGAGTGGAACAGATTGTCTATTTAACAAATCTACCAGTAAATGGGCCATTGATGGACT TGGTCTTGACAACCAGGGTCTCAAAGGCTTTCTGCCTAATGACATATCCAAACTTCAACATCTGCAGACCAT CAACCTGAGCGGAAATAGCATTCATGGGCCCATACCATCCTCCCTTGGAACAATTACAAGCTTAGAAGTATT GGACCTCTCATACAATTTCTTCAATGGTTCAGTTCCTGAAAGTCTTGGGCAGTTGACACTATTGCAAAGACT GAGTCTGAACAGCAATGCTCTCTCCGGGAAAGTCCCTGCTGCTTTGGGGGGTAGACTTTTGCACAGAGCTAGCTTCAA TTTTACTGATAATCATGGCCTTTGTGGTCTACCTGGACTCCCATCATGTGGGCCACATCTCACTACTGGTGCCAAAATTGGTATTGCATTGGGTACTTTGGCACTGTTCTTGCTGATTGTAATATGTTCAGTATGTTGTTGGAAAAGGCGGCAGAATATCCTCCGAGCACAACAAATTGCAG CAAGAGATGCTCCATACGCGAAAAAAAGGACTAATTTGTCACGTGACATCCAGATGACCAGGCATCATAATCAGGGCAATGCTCGGACTGCAGCTGAAAACGGTCCAAGTTTGCTTTCGTGA